The Diospyros lotus cultivar Yz01 chromosome 15, ASM1463336v1, whole genome shotgun sequence genome has a window encoding:
- the LOC127791457 gene encoding LRR receptor-like serine/threonine-protein kinase RGI3, which yields MPPSSSLSNNPFFFFFFLSLILFSSSCSAIDAQGQTLLAWKASLKSSTDVLASWNPSDQSPCNWFGIHCNSNGDVVKISLVSVDVQGRLPSNLQPLSSLASLILSSANLTGTIPKQFGDYLELTVIDIADNSISGEIPPEICRLRKLRSLLLDGNFLEGEIPSAIGNLSSLVHFTLYDNRLSGEIPKSIGKLSNLEVFRAGGNRNIRGELPWEIGNCSNLAFLGLVETAISGSLPPSIGKLKKIQTIAIYRSQLSGPIPEEIGNCSELKNLYLHQNSVSGEIPGRIRELGNLRSLLLWQNAMVGTIPNQLGDCRELAVLDLSENLLAGSIPASFGKLSGLRELLLSDNQLSGSIPRELCNCTALNYLELDNNHLSGEIPDSIGNLKTLNLFFAWQNNLTGKIPESISECRNLEFLDLSFNNLLGPIPKQIFALRNLTKLLLLDNDFSGIIPPEIGNCSSLYRFRVNQNRLSGTVPLEIGNLTNLNFLDMSFNKFVGEIPLSISGCRNLEFLDLHSNGFSGSLPYTLPQSLQLVDFSDNLLTGPLPLSVFGSLIQLTKLNLGKNQLSGGIPAEISDCSKLQLLDLGNNGFSGEIPKELGKIPALEISLNLSWNQLAGEIPFEISGLTKLGILDLSHNKLAGNLNVLTSLQNLVSLNVSFNDFSGELPDTPFFHNLPMSNLAGNQALFIPSGVVTPADKMGALGHAKSTMKLAMTILVGVSAVLVLLAIYVLVRVRVASDGSTSVDSWEVTLYQKMEFSIDEILQSLTSANVIGTGSSGVVYRVTIGRGEPLAVKKMWSSEESGAFESEIRTLGSIRHRNIVRLLGWGSNRAMKLLFYDYLPNGSLSSLLHGAGKGGAEWELRYDAVLGVAHALAYLHHDCLPPMIHGDVKAMNVLLGPHFEPYLADFGLARIVNADNVDCSRHAERPLLAGSYGYMAPEHGLMPRITEKSDVYSFGVVLLEVLTGRHPLDPTLPGGANLVLWVRDHLRAKGNPIDILDPKLIGRPDPQMHEMLQTLAVSCLCTSVQPHDRPAMKDVAAMLKEIRHVEATRPEPDLLLKGGMAIPARNAGLQGSSSSCSLAFSEDSIQ from the exons ATGccgccttcttcttccttaagcaacaatcccttcttcttcttcttcttcctttctctcattctcttctcttcttcttgttccgCCATTGATGCACAGGGCCAAACTCTCTTAGCATGGAAAGCCAGCCTCAAGAGCTCCACCGACGTTCTCGCGTCCTGGAATCCCTCCGACCAAAGTCCATGCAACTGGTTTGGAATCCACTGCAACTCCAATGGCGATGTGGTGAAGATAAGCCTCGTTTCAGTCGATGTCCAGGGCCGATTGCCGTCAAATCTCCAGCCGCTCAGCTCACTGGCTTCTCTCATCCTCTCGTCGGCCAATCTCACCGGAACCATCCCCAAACAATTCGGAGACTACCTGGAACTTACCGTCATTGACATTGCTGATAATTCTATCTCCGGAGAAATCCCGCCGGAGATTTGCAGGCTGAGAAAGTTGCGGAGTTTGTTACTTGACGGCAATTTTCTGGAAGGCGAAATCCCGTCCGCCATTGGAAACCTCTCGAGTTTGGTGCATTTTACGCTCTACGACAATCGGCTGAGCGGCGAAATCCCGAAGAGCATCGGGAAATTGAGCAATCTGGAGGTTTTCCGGGCCGGAGGAAATCGGAATATTCGGGGCGAGCTGCCATGGGAGATCGGAAACTGCTCCAACTTGGCCTTTTTAGGCCTCGTCGAGACCGCCATTTCCGGTAGCCTTCCGCCATCGATTGGGAAACTGAAGAAAATACAAACCATTGCCATTTATAGGTCCCAGTTGTCGGGTCCTATCCCGGAAGAGATTGGCAATTGCAGCGAGCTGAAGAACCTCTACTTGCATCAAAATTCAGTCTCAGGTGAAATTCCCGGCCGAATTCGGGAGCTGGGAAATCTTCGGAGCCTGTTGCTATGGCAGAACGCCATGGTCGGCACAATTCCGAACCAGCTCGGAGACTGCAGAGAACTCGCCGTCTTGGACCTGTCGGAGAATCTCTTAGCCGGCAGCATTCCGGCGAGCTTCGGAAAGCTTTCGGGGCTTCGAGAGCTTCTGCTGAGCGATAACCAGTTATCAGGTTCGATCCCTCGTGAACTCTGCAACTGCACCGCTTTGAATTACCTGGAACTCGACAACAATCATCTTTCCGGCGAAATTCCCGATTCAATCGGCAACTTGAAGACCCTGAATCTGTTCTTCGCCTGGCAGAATAATCTCACAGGAAAAATTCCGGAATCCATATCGGAATGCCGGAATCTGGAATTTCTAGACCTTTCTTTCAACAATCTGTTGGGTCCAATCCCAAAGCAAATCTTTGCATTAAGAAACCTCACCAAGCTGCTGCTACTTGACAATGATTTTTCCGGCATTATACCGCCGGAGATTGGAAACTGCTCGAGCTTGTATCGGTTCCGGGTGAACCAAAACCGGCTTTCCGGCACTGTTCCATTGGAGATCGGAAATTtgacaaatttgaattttctcgACATGAGCTTCAACAAATTTGTGGGAGAGATTCCGCTTTCGATTTCAGGATGCAGAAATCTTGAATTTCTTGATCTCCATTCAAATGGGTTCTCTGGTTCTCTGCCTTACACTCTGCCTCAGAGCTTACAGTTGGTCGATTTTTCGGATAATTTGCTTACCGGTCCCCTGCCACTCAGTGTTTTTGGTTCGTTAATTCAACTAACTAAACTCAATCTTGGGAAGAATCAGCTTTCCGGGGGGATTCCGGCGGAAATCTCGGACTGCAGTAAGCTTCAACTGTTGGATCTCGGAAACAATGGCTTCTCCGGTGAAATTCCAAAAGAATTGGGCAAAATCCCAGCACTCGAGATCTCTCTCAATCTGAGCTGGAACCAGTTGGCAGGGGAGATCCCATTCGAAATCTCGGGTCTAACCAAACTGGGAATACTTGATCTCTCGCACAATAAGCTTGCCGGAAACCTGAACGTCCTCACAAGCCTTCAAAACCTTGTATCCTTGAATGTCTCATTCAATGACTTCTCCGGTGAATTGCCTGACACACCATTCTTCCATAACCTCCCGATGAGTAACCTGGCTGGAAACCAAGCTCTGTTCATCCCCAGTGGGGTTGTTACTCCTGCCGACAAAATGGGAGCTCTAGGCCACGCCAAATCCACGATGAAGCTGGCAATGACAATTCTCGTCGGTGTCAGCGCGGTGCTAGTGCTGTTAGCAATCTATGTCTTGGTTCGTGTGCGTGTGGCCAGCGATGGATCCACAAGCGTTGACAGTTGGGAAGTAACGCTTTATCAGAAGATGGAATTCTCCATTGATGAAATACTGCAGAGCCTAACATCTGCAAATGTGATTGGCACTGGAAGCTCTGGCGTGGTGTATAGGGTGACAATTGGAAGAGGGGAACCACTGGCGGTGAAGAAGATGTGGTCCTCAGAGGAGTCTGGAGCATTCGAATCAGAGATTCGAACACTAGGATCAATCAGGCACAGGAACATCGTGCGCCTGCTTGGCTGGGGATCAAACCGGGCCATGAAACTGCTGTTCTACGATTACCTCCCTAATGGAAGCTTGAGCTCACTCCTTCATGGTGCCGGCAAGGGAGGAGCAGAATGGGAGTTGCGATATGATGCTGTTTTAGGCGTTGCACATGCCCTTGCGTACTTGCACCACGATTGCTTGCCTCCTATGATTCATGGAGATGTCAAGGCCATGAATGTTCTATTAGGCCCTCATTTCGAACCATATCTAGCCGACTTTGGGCTGGCCAGGATTGTCAATGCTGACAATGTTGATTGCTCAAGACACGCTGAGAGGCCACTCCTTGCCGGTTCCTATGGCTACATGGCTCCAG AACATGGTTTGATGCCAAGGATCACTGAGAAGAGCGATGTGTACAGCTTTGGCGTGGTCCTGCTAGAGGTCTTGACAGGGAGGCATCCCCTGGACCCGACTCTGCCAGGGGGCGCGAACTTAGTTCTGTGGGTGCGTGATCATCTGCGTGCCAAAGGCAATCCCATTGACATTCTTGACCCAAAGCTCATAGGAAGGCCGGATCCTCAGATGCACGAAATGCTGCAAACGCTGGCTGTTTCGTGTCTCTGCACCAGCGTGCAGCCTCATGATCGTCCAGCGATGAAGGATGTGGCTGCAATGCTGAAGGAGATTCGACATGTTGAGGCGACAAGGCCTGAGCCTGATTTACTCCTCAAGGGTGGCATGGCAATCCCGGCTCGAAATGCGGGGTTGCAAGGGTCTTCTTCTAGCTGTTCCTTGGCCTTCTCTGAGGATTCAATCCAATGA